The Cucurbita pepo subsp. pepo cultivar mu-cu-16 chromosome LG05, ASM280686v2, whole genome shotgun sequence nucleotide sequence AACCTTgagttcataaatatttttactgaTGATGGTAAAATAAATAGCAATGGTGGCTCAGAGTTTGAAGGAATGCCACGTTTTAAAGTCCGGGAGATGGTAGTGGATGCCTTGCAGAAGAAGGTACCTTATTGTTCTCAGcttgtttttcttcaaacTGCTATTAAATTTTGGGGTGGGCTTTAGATGGATTTGTTCTTCCAGAATGTTAATGACTAATGAATTTTGCCTTTTGGAAACATTTAGATAAAACTATCTTTTGTAGCTTTCCATtgcaatttttctttcaactttctACCAAGCTCTGTTAATGCAGCTGATTTTTATTTGCATTTAACGGACTACAGTTTAGGACTTGTTGCTTTGatattaagtatatttttttacccCTTTGTGCTGGCCTGCAGAAACTGGAAAATGTTTTGCTGATGAAACTAACTGCTCCAACAAATTTGTTTTGAGTTACTCAACGTGAGAGTTGTTGGCTCATTTGACAATGCAAAATTATACTTTTAGTAGTCTATGATGTATCATAGCTATATTTATGATCATCTAGATTTATAAGTGTGTTGCATTGCAATTTACATTTAGTGGTTGGGATGTACAAATGGTGATTTCTTATCTTCTACGTCTGTAGGGTCTGTATAGAGGTGCTAAAGACAATGAGATGCGTCTTGGCCTTTGTTCAAGGAGCAATGATGTTGTGGAGCCAATGATAAAGCCTCAATGGTATGTTAATTGTAAAGATATGGCAAAGCAGAGTCTTGACGCTGTAACGGACAATGAATGCAAAAAGATCGAGATCATACCAAAACAATATTCTGCTGATTGGAAGAGGTTGTTTCGTTTATTTGATTGACTTGCTTTGATTTTACACTTCAAAGGAAACTGCGAGCATGATTTGAATTGTTCTTTCCTGCAGTGCCCTTCCATGAATAGGAGGTTAAATTTAGTATGCTTTTCAAACAGACACAAGAACTATTTGTACTGAATTTGGTTtagtcatttattttaattggtGGTTAGAAATTTAAGTCATGATCTTCTTTTCAATTGGGTTATATGGGAAGGAGAAAGTTGTGTGGTTTACTGAAGCAAGGAAAACAAGTTTAAGAAGTCCTTGGTGGAATATAATGAAGCTCAAACACATTTTGATAGATTCTCTTCAATTAGGTTAGGAAAGGGTTCCTTTGGGGACATCGGATAAAATTAGCTTAGGAGATCGTAAGATTGCTTTTTCTGGACTGACATTTGGGTTAGAAATCAGTCTTTAGGTCTCGGACTTCTTATTTTTGACTTGAAGgaaattttgttggtttgtGAAGGTTGAGAGGAAGTCTCTGGATCATGGAGATTTATGATAAGGAGAAATGTTAATGATGAGGACTGGTAGTTCAGTGGGTGGGCATTACAGTAGATTAAGGACGTTCTAATTACTACAAGTAAAGATAGTGAATTCCTTTGTAGCTCTTCGCTTCTTgtactttatttctttttgggcagggattttcattgttttttttttttttttttttttttttttttttttttttttttttNTGCCTTCCATTCTGGAGTGAGAATATACAAGCAGAAACATTATTCTAGAATGAAGGAATTGTCATTAACCTCTACCTTCGTTTCACCCCTATGTTTTTGCTCTTGTATTTGAAACATTATTCTAATTTAGATTGTATGCTACAGGTGGCTAGAGAACATTCGTGATTGGTGCATCTCAAGGCAACTTTGGTGGGGTCACAGGATCCCTGCATGGTATGCTACATTAGATGATGATCAACTTAAAGAGTTTGGTGCTTATAATGATCACTGGGTGGTTGCAAGAAATGAGGAAGAGGCTGAGGAGGAggcaaaattaatttatgcaGGAAAGAAGTTTCATTTGACACAAGATCCTGATGTGCTTGATACGTGGTTTTCCTCGGGGCTCTTTCCATTATCTGTGTTAGGTTGGCCTGATAAcactgaagatctgaaggcaTTCTACCCGACATCAGCTCTGGAAACTGGTCATGATATTCTCTTTTTCTGGGTTGCTCGCATGgtaatgttaggaatcacattAGGCGGAGATGTACCTTTTCGGACGGTAATGCAGCTTCTTCCTATTTTTCAcataatacaaaaaatttcCGTTTGATCATACATCATTTGTGACAAATacactttaaattaattattttagatatatttgCACCCCATGATTCGTGATGCACATGGTCGCAAGATGTCCAAGTCCTTGGGAAATGTTATCGATCCAGTTGAGGTAATAAATGGGATATCTCTTGAAGGCCTTCATAAAAGGCTGGAAGAGGGCAATTTGGACCCCAAAGAATTGGCCGTTGCCAAGGAAGGACAGGTTAAGGACTTCCCTAATGGCATTTCTGAATGTGGTGCAGATGCTCTCCGTTTTGCATTGATCTCATACACTGCTCAGGTTTGTCTTTGGTTGAGcatttgtgtttgtttctaGAAACTGATTACTTATTACTGATtattgttctctctctctctccccctccCTCCCTCGGTTTGTCAGTctgataaaataaatttggataTCCAAAGAGTCGTTGGTTACCGTCAATGGTGCAATAAATTATGGAATGCAATCCGATTTGCTATGAGTAAGCTTGGAAATGATTATGTTCCAAGCAAGAATGTGACACCAGATGCCTTGCCATTTAGCTGCCAGTGGATATTGTCAGTACTAAACAAGGCAATATCCAGAACAGTTTCATCGCTGGAAGCATATGAGTTTTCAGATGCAACTACTGCTGTCTACTCTTGGTGGCAATATCAATTATGTGATGTCTTCATCGAAGCAATTAAGCCATACTTTTCCTCCAATGATACAGAATATGCATCTGCAAGGAGTCATGCGCAAGATACATTATGGTTATGCCTTGAAAACGGGTTGCGATTGCTTCACCCATTTATGCCTTATGTTACAGAAGAATTATGGCAACGCCTTCCTTACCCGAAGAGTAGTACGAGGCCAGAATCGATAATGATATGCGACTATCCATCTGTGACAGAGGTTAGTTTTTCTGTTGGTGCATGCATGCATTTATGAGGTTCCGTCATAGTATAGCTCCAATGTTCATGTGGGTAACATTTAGAATCTTGATATGATTTGTTACGACTTCCTGGAGGTTCTTTCTATTTGGGACTTTTTGTCATCTAAAGGCTCATCGACTTGGCCCATCGACTTGGCCAATCGGAtgcataattttcaatatgTTATCATTAAATTGCTGATAACAATCCATTTTTTCAGGAATGGACTAATGAATCTGTGGAGACTGAGATGGATCTTATAGTATCTGCTGTTAAATCTCTAAGGTCACTGGCAAAAGAAAGCCGTGAAAGGTTTGTTAACTTGAAGTCTACGACATTGAGCAATTATCTACTTGAGAATCTACATTTTCTTTGGAAAACTAGTATTTGATTCAAAGTATCATGAGACATCATGCAATTCGTATGCCCGTAAGATATGGATGAGTTGAGATGATTAAGAGTAGAAAATAATTCTGTATATAGTTGGGGGGCGAGGTTTCAGATCTTTGAAACGGAGTTGTTTACTGTAGTATGACTGATTTGGTCGACCCTCTTTTAACTGTTCTAATTTAATTCAGGCGACCTGGCTACGTGCTCCCTCGCAACGATATCGTTGCTGAAACCATCAACAAACGCAAGTTGGAAATAGTGACCCTGGCCAATTTATCATCATTAACGGTATAGTGCCATAAATAtaagattcaaaatcttaTCTTGCAATTTCCTTTTGTTGGGAATGCATACTTTTATGTTTACCAAGTCTAATAATCCCCATGCAATGCTCATCTATTCTCCGTCCTGTGGTACGATTTCTGTTTAGGTAATCAACGACAACGATGCTGCTCCTGTCGGATGTGCTGTATCAGTCGTAAACGAAAACCTATCGGTCTATCTCCAATTTCAAGGAGCCATTTCTGCAGAAGCAGAGCTTGAAAAGatcaagaaaaagatggaGGAAGTTAGAAAGTAAGCCATTTGCTTCTTAACAAAAATGTTTTCATGCTCATCATCATTTGTATAAAATAAACCGAATCGATGCACGAAGAACATCCTGTGTCGTGGCATTCTGATCGATCATCTTCATCGTGCAGGCAACAGGAGAAGCTGAAAAAGATGATGGATGCGAGTGGCTACAAAGAGAAGGTCCGGCCACATATTCACGAGGAGAACGTGAATAAGCTAGCATCTCTCATGCAGGAGCTTCTATCTCTTGAAGAAGCAGGCCAACATATTCAAGCTCACAGATAATCCAATACTCAAAAGTGCTTCACCATCGATGGCGGCCCTATTTCAGCCATTACAATGACTAATAATGctcttttcctctttaaaGCTCCATTCTAAACTCAAGTCACTGATTGTTTTACTTCCTATTCTTGAGGGGATTGTCACTGTTATACATTCAAGTTTTCTTGTCGACCCGAAAACGGCCGACATctagattttttgttttacagGTCGATTTTCCTTTaggtttttaaatatattcataGACTTTGATGGAACTATCGCACGTTGGGAAAAATAATTTCTCGATCGAAGAGGTATGCCTTACCTAACTGAGCTAGGTTTTGCATCATTTAATTGGTTGAATGTCGCACAACTTATCATCTTATGGGTTGAGCTGATTTTGTTATTGcgaagagaaattaaaaaatttataaatcacaacacaataatttaaaaactttcaaaCATGTATCGATACCgggtgattttttttgttgaggtCATACATTACTCGAGTTGATCTAATTCAATTTGTTATATGCCCAAACTGACCCTCAACTCCGAccaatttaattcaaaatttatctattttaataaactttgAAGAAGGATTACatactaataattatattttatttctatttctaatgacaaaattcataaaaaagtACTTATGGATCTATTTTTTGATATCATTAATTAGACCATAAAACATTTAGTTAACTTCAAATGTAATTACATTTACAGACACAAATACTTTAtatgcatttatttttttcaaatatatatattttttattataattatttttaaaactaccGTACTTCCCTAAAAGATAAAAACCAGTACGGAAAGTGgaagaatctttttttttttttttacctctccttttcttccttagaaataggtaataaaaaaaaaccctattTTACACGTCAATTTAAAAACCCCaattatgtaattaattatgagGTCATCAAATTGAGTAACTCCACAACGACATGTCGGCATCAAAATCCATGGAATTCGGCCCATAGTCGTCGTGGTCAGTCGCCACACAATTGGGCGGCGGCAACAGCATTGCCTCCGCCATGTCCGCCAGAAACCCGGGCATCTCATCGTTATCGAAACAAAACATATCCTCCGCCGGGGCAGTCTCCGGCGGGCGGAAGGCCTCTGCAGCCTCAGCCGCGGCCCTCTGAATATCCTTGGGATCAAGAGAAGCCGGGCGAGGAAGCGCGGAAACAGAGTCGGCGAAATTAAGACAAGCAGAGCGACCGCGGAGGGCGATGGCGGCTACATCATGAGCCCGAGCAGCCATCTCGGCGGTGGGGAAAGTACCGAGCCAAATCCTAGTCTTTTTATTGGGCTCTCTGACCTCGCAGACCCACTTGCCGGAATTGCGGCGGCGGACACCACGGTAAACAGGGTGGCGAGTTTCcttgaatttctttcttccgGCCCTCTTCTTGGGGTGTCGGGATGCCAGGAGAAGCTCCTCGTCGGAGAAATTTGATCGGCGGGAAGTGAAGAATTCGgaattagaagaagaagaagcatcGGGAAAatccattattaaaaaaaaaaagacaaaaattgGGAATTTTGAGTTCGGAattgtgtttttgtttaaaGATTTTATATGATTTCAGTTATAGTTAGTGGGTCAGAAGAGTGAGAGATCACAGATTTataaagaacaacaaaatatttgattttcattttgattttgattttgaacacgGAGTTTAATACAGGCTGGAAAATGCTGAGacagtttttttaaataattattattaaaataaaataaaataaataaaataaagcctTGACCGGGTCGGGCAGGGAATGAACCATGAATCTGTGAGCTGTCATTGGAGGGTTCCCTTTTGGGCTAAGTTTTGATGTTGACGTGGCTTTTCACACTCATTTTCCTGCTCCTTCCCTGCGCctaccctttttctttcaaaaaaaaataatcaatattttttattttcaaattttgtaatatatatatatatatatatatacacacgaGAATGTTTGGTTAATTAACCAcggtgaaagttctctatttataatgatatgaaaataacAGTAAATTGAGAGATACTTCTGGTAACAAAGGCAAATATCTAcctaataaaatatcaaatacgatatatatatggtaaactataatttagtattaaatatctttaagaatatatatttaaacttaaaagttatttaaaatacatttatcgATGGATTGAGATGGAACATACTCTTaacttattttgtttaaagaaaatttttaattttagtatatGGAGTGTCGTGGCGTAGGCACGTGTTGCTGGATGAATGTTTTCGATATTTTCCTTTAGGAATGAGATTATAAGGATAGTGTTGGGTGATATGGGTGTGTTGATAATGTGcaccctcttcatgggtttaGGTTGCATCATTGGGTCAAGCTTTAGCGTGGTTTGTAGAAATGACTTGGCTGGTCATGGAAGTGTTCGTTTTTCGTATGGATGGATAGCAGGGAGGTCCCAAATATAATGATAACCCATGAGTTGATTTTAGATAAGTTTGTTTGAGGTGAATAGTAAAAGAGATGACGTTTTGATGCATGAGGTGTCAAACGGACTCGGGAGTTCTTGATTTGCATAGTTTTTGCTCTAAATAAGCGATGTAATGATTAGTGAGCTTTGATAAGAGTTGGAATCCGTTGGTGAGCTGCAATTGAGCGTTTTAGGGTcgttttaaataaatcttaGTTAAATTTTGGATTGATATAAAAATGTATGTGGTTATGTTATTTGAAAACCAAGAcgatgaaataaaaaacaaaaacgtaCACATACGAGTCTAATCGAGTAAAGTTCCATTGAAGCTATAAAGGACGAAAAGTATATACCGGTACGAGACGAAGACTTAGTAAaacactcaaaattcaaacaaaacaagaagaagaagaatagttATAAAACGACAAGAACaagttgtgttttttttttttttttttttttttttttttttttttttttttttttttttNaaataatgaaaaatgaagaatggaAGGATCTAAGAAGCAGAAGGTACGAGAAGACACGGTGGAGTGGTGACGTGGACAGCAACACGAATTTAATACCTTTTAGATGTGACGTCACACTTGTTTCTTTTGCCAACACGCTTACAGTTTGTTGCTACCCACATTTTTCCGCGGAAACGCGTGGACCACGTGCTCTTTTTTTTCCACCTCATCACCCCCCCCCCCTaaatttaagtaaataaaaataaaaattaattcgtTCCTAAGTAAAGTTGTTTAGCTgtcaaacaatattttaaattacacgCGACACCCGAAACTAATACACAACGAGACACCAAAAACGAGAGTAAACgaacttatttaaattcatcaaactttaccattattattattattataaatatataatctgTAAAAATTCCGTATTACTTGAATTTATGGTTATTAGTGCGATTTATTGACGGAGTTATAAATTTGATCAcgagaaaatattaatgtgTTTGTATTGTTATTCGAgctaaaatgaaaaacatgtttttttttcttgttattattttttcattattaatggaatcaatatattattattaaatataggATGGAACATTTTGGAGAGATTTAGAAAACGTGTTGTCTTTTTGTACaatcttcttttaaaaaaaattaattaatgaaataatatcggataatgtaattaaatatataaaattaattttatatcatcattttttaaatgtgttttaCTATTGATATTCACATGTGTACTGTTAAACGATCCGTTCATGTCAACATGATAGCGAactaattaacaaaaataaattattaatttagtattattttttaaggatGTTCATACGAACAGACGACCTAACAATTTAGATTATTGAACCCAAATTTTAAAGGTcgaattttatgatattttggttattaatgtaatacgtatgtatatatatatatatttaaataataatactaaaaaaaacatgacacAACCTAACAGAACCGTTCGAAAATAAAGGGatgagttgggttgtgaacgGGCGTTTAATTATATTGTTAATTAATCATTGGGCAATTGATTAGTTCtaataatagtaattattCGTTGCTTttacaatataaaataataatagtaattcCATATTAAAAGCGAGAGGGAAGGGACTGTGAGAGTGAGACTGAgtcgagaaaagaaaatgtcaaatgGACACGTGTCAGAAGAAGAATGAGCAGTCATTTTCAGTACAACAACTGGCTGTACGTTTATCCAATCCCCATCGTCTTACGCGTAAAAAATAACTGACAGTTAGATACCTAACAATATCCAAACAAAGCCCCACGTTGATGTCTACTAGGATGCCGCTTTCTCTTTCacctttaatttaatattatatatatatatataataaaaatattacttaATTACTTTCCGGTtaaccaattatttattacttttattaCTACGGGCATCTGACCGTttgtcaaaattatgtctacaCCTTTTAAAATACCTCAAAATGTGATTATGACAATCTGCCCACCACGCCATCAATGCCAACAACGACCCaacatataagaaaaaaagaacatatgATCAACAAAACTTAGATACGATATCAATTATTTGACATGATATCGTCAAATTCGATCATATCTTAGTCATGTTACTGTTGACGTGCTATtatagagaaaacaaaaatttcaattattttcattcaacaaattcaaataaaatattgaattattaagtaaataatattatactGTAGCTCGAAGTATGTATTTCaactatatatatcattttcgATCGTGTTGTAATACTTTTCAATGTGTTTTAATATAAGATATTAGATTCCTTAAATATCTCATTAAAAACATGTTCCATAatattttggttttaaaaaatttgtgctTCTTTCTTCGACATTTCCTCGCtatgagttttattttatttattttttttttttaatgttcaaTTGGttgtgtttttaaaatattaatcatgGGAAGAAGTAAGTGGGCCGTTGACGGCCTGGTCGGCCCATGTTGGAGTGCAAAATGATGGGCTTTTCATATTACGGCCTGCAAAGAGAAAGGCAGACTAAATAAGGCCCATTTTCCTTAAAAGCCCATTTTAAGAGCGGGCCTCCGTCTTAGAGACTAATTTTGAGCCCTTTCGGATGTTTCtaccttataagaaatgttttgttctcctcccgaactgatgtgagatctcactatTCACTTCTCTGAGGACCCagtatcctcgctggcacaccgctcgatgaCTAGCTTTGacatcatttgtaacagcccaagcctaccgcctACAGATACTATCtattttgacccgttacgtattaccATCAGTCTCaccgttttaaaacgcgtatgctagagagaggtttccacacctttataagcgTTGAATTTGGTGTATGCCCACAAAGGGGTTTGGTCCCAAACTCATGGGGCTTCTTGATTAGAAGTGGATGAGACTGCCCCATTCTCTGTTCTTCCCTTTTGCTTaatttccacaccattatatgTTTATTAACGAACAAACCAACTTCCAAACCCTATAGACCCACCAACTAAAATGTATACTCATTCATTCGTTCTAAGCGTCTctc carries:
- the LOC111795634 gene encoding valine--tRNA ligase, mitochondrial 1, which gives rise to MRNGILNLLAVCVKQGRVLGEPLLVSFFSRQSYKLSCVHRAPFSSFSKGVCPEFSVAPLKDMESVKKPEVEDPEKKKKKEEKAREKELKKKKALEKALKLQAQQTSNAPKKSEKKNARRGGDEENAEDFVDPDTPFGNKKLMSQQMSKQYNPSAVEKSWYEWWEKSGFFVADAKSSKPPFVIVLPPPNVTGALHIGHALTAAIEDAIIRWRRMSGYNTLWVPGTDHAGIATQVVVEKKIMRERNLTRHDIGREKFISEVWDWKTKYGGTILKQLRRLGASLDWTRECFTMDEKRSRAVTEAFVRLFKNGLIYRDLRLVNWDCVLRTAISDIEVDYIDIKEKTLLKVPGYEKPVEFGVLTSFAYPLEGELGEIVVATTRVETMLGDTAIAIHPDDTRYKHLHGKFAIHPFNGRKLPIICDAILVDPNFGTGAVKITPAHDPNDFEVGKRHNLEFINIFTDDGKINSNGGSEFEGMPRFKVREMVVDALQKKGLYRGAKDNEMRLGLCSRSNDVVEPMIKPQWYVNCKDMAKQSLDAVTDNECKKIEIIPKQYSADWKRWLENIRDWCISRQLWWGHRIPAWYATLDDDQLKEFGAYNDHWVVARNEEEAEEEAKLIYAGKKFHLTQDPDVLDTWFSSGLFPLSVLGWPDNTEDLKAFYPTSALETGHDILFFWVARMVMLGITLGGDVPFRTIYLHPMIRDAHGRKMSKSLGNVIDPVEVINGISLEGLHKRLEEGNLDPKELAVAKEGQVKDFPNGISECGADALRFALISYTAQSDKINLDIQRVVGYRQWCNKLWNAIRFAMSKLGNDYVPSKNVTPDALPFSCQWILSVLNKAISRTVSSLEAYEFSDATTAVYSWWQYQLCDVFIEAIKPYFSSNDTEYASARSHAQDTLWLCLENGLRLLHPFMPYVTEELWQRLPYPKSSTRPESIMICDYPSVTEEWTNESVETEMDLIVSAVKSLRSLAKESRERRPGYVLPRNDIVAETINKRKLEIVTLANLSSLTVINDNDAAPVGCAVSVVNENLSVYLQFQGAISAEAELEKIKKKMEEVRKQQEKLKKMMDASGYKEKVRPHIHEENVNKLASLMQELLSLEEAGQHIQAHR
- the LOC111795781 gene encoding dehydration-responsive element-binding protein 1E-like — its product is MDFPDASSSSNSEFFTSRRSNFSDEELLLASRHPKKRAGRKKFKETRHPVYRGVRRRNSGKWVCEVREPNKKTRIWLGTFPTAEMAARAHDVAAIALRGRSACLNFADSVSALPRPASLDPKDIQRAAAEAAEAFRPPETAPAEDMFCFDNDEMPGFLADMAEAMLLPPPNCVATDHDDYGPNSMDFDADMSLWSYSI